One Lampris incognitus isolate fLamInc1 chromosome 14, fLamInc1.hap2, whole genome shotgun sequence DNA window includes the following coding sequences:
- the ccl25a gene encoding C-C motif chemokine 25 has product MQFNLLFLVLVLTSSYVIMAQGSYEDCCLRYAVGLRKGLRRMVAQYRRQEMDGGCNIQAIVFTMKRGSVICADPKVKWVMDLMQKMDNKHHKKRHQQVPKRG; this is encoded by the exons ATGCAGTTCAATTTGCTTTTCCTCGTTCTTGTACTAACCAGCTCCTATGTCATTATGGCACAAG GTTCCTATGAAGACTGCTGTCTGAGGTATGCAGTGGGACTCAGGAAGGGGCTACGAAGGATGGTGGCCCAGTACAGACGGCAGGAGATGGATGGAGGCTGCAACATCCAAGCTATAGT GTTTACCATGAAGAGGGGCTCCGTTATCTGTGCAGACCCAAAAGTAAAGTGGGTCATGGACCTGATGCAGAAGATGGACAATAAACACCACAAAAAG CGCCATCAGCAAGTACCGAAGAGGGGCTGA
- the ranbp3b gene encoding ran-binding protein 3b isoform X1, translating to MTSLYFLLTDKPAIAPPVFVFQKDKAQKRSGEGSSAEDGEDSDKDEGTYYPPVKRERTSSLTQQFPPSHSVPKNNVFMPSSFCQSPTGNSDSEPEEKPVGFRLKPPTLIHGQAPSSGVPSQKPKEQQRSVLRPAVLQAPPSKTHTESNSSCGTNGVKKSSDGATLTQSIFLNNTEHSAGQAKSPMHKNEEDGASGIKEGSRGEKKDADIATSFVFGQNIKDRAKVEENNTDDKAKDGIPPESQSEGTNYFLQYISTPSSKNATNNADTGAKFVFGQNMSERVLSPPKGESSCEENKEASGAPLSESSSQEATPEKVNCVTESLEESAAAYTKATAKKCILEKVDVKTGEESESNVLQIQCKLFVFEKTAQSWIERGRGLLRLNDMASTDDGTLQSRLVMRTQGSLRLILNTKLWPQMQVDKASEKSVRITAMDTEDQGVKVFLISASSKDTGQLAAALHHRILALKSRAEQEPEVPAAAIPETEVPQSNEEDSDEDEVANAASASTPVTGNSEGGDNQAAGST from the exons ATGACTAGCCTATATTTTCTCTTAACAGACAAGCCTGCCATAGcgcctcctgtgtttgttttccaAAAAGATAAAGCACAGAAG CGATCAGGAGAAGGATCTAGTGCTGAGGATGGAGAAG aTTCCGATAAAGATGAGGGAACCTACTACCCCCCGGTGAAAAGGGAGCGGACCTCATCGTTAACACAGCAGTTCCCGCCCTCACATTCTG TTCCCAAGAACAATGTATTCATGCCCTCGAGTTTCTGCCAGTCGCCAACTGGGAATTCTGACTCTGAGCCAG AGGAGAAGCCTGTGGGGTTCCGTTTAAAGCCTCCAACTCTCATACATGGACAAGCACCGAGTTCAG GCGTTCCGAGTCAGAAACCCAAGGAACAGCAACGTAGTGTTTTGCGCCCTGCAGTGCTCCAGGCACCGCCCTCCAAAACCCACACAGAGTCCA ACTCTAGCTGTGGTACCAATGGAGTGAAGAAGTCATCAGATGGGGCAACTCTAACCCAATCCATTTTCTTGAACAATACGGAACACTCAGCTGGCCAAGCCAAATCACCG ATGCATAAAAATGAGGAAGACGGAGCGAGTGGTATTAAAGAGGGAAGCAGAGGCGAGAAAAAAGATGCAGATATAGCCACATCATTTGTGTTTGGTCAGAATATCAAAGACAGAGCAAAG GTAGAAGAGAACAATACAGACGACAAGGCAAAGGACGGCATACCACCGGAATCTCAGTCAGAGGGCACTAATTATTTCTTGCAGTACATCTCCACCCCAAG CTCAAAAAATGCCACAAACAACGCAGATACTGGGGCAAAATTTGTCTTTGGACAGAATATGTCTGAACGAGTTTTG AGTCCACCTAAAGGTGAGTCGTCATGTGAGGAGAATAAAGAGGCTTCAGGTGCCCCTTTGTCAGAGTCCTCTTCACAGGAAGCCACTCCAGAAAAGG TTAATTGTGTGACTGAGTCTTTGGAGGAGTCTGCAGCAGCGTACACCAAAGCCACAGCCAAGAAGTGCATCTTAGAGAAAGTCGACGTCAAAACTGGAGAGGAATCGGAGAGCAATGTTTTACAG ATTCAGTGCAAGTTATTTGTGTTTGAGAAGACAGCACAGTCGTGGATTGAGAGAGGTCGAGGACTCCTGAGGCTCAACGACATGGCGTCTACGGACGATGGAACGCTACAGTCCCGTCTCG TGATGAGGACCCAGGGCAGCCTGCGCTTGATCCTCAACACCAAGCTCTGGCCTCAGATGCAGGTGGACAAGGCTAGCGAGAAGAGTGTGCGCATCACTGCCATGGACACAGAGGACCAGGGAGTCAAAGTCTTCCTAATATCA GCCAGCTCCAAGGACACAGGGCAACTAGCTGCAGCCCTGCACCACCGTATCCTGGCCCTGAAGAGCAGGGCGGAGCAGGAGCCTGAGGTCCCGGCAGCAGCCATCCCAGAGACTGAGGTACCCCAGTCCAACGAGGAGGACAGCGATGAGGATGAGGTGGCTAATGCTGCCTCTGCCTCCACCCCTGTTAcag GTAACTCAGAGGGAGGAGACAACCAGGCAGCTGGGAGCACATAG
- the ranbp3b gene encoding ran-binding protein 3b isoform X3 → MADLANEDKPAIAPPVFVFQKDKAQKRSGEGSSAEDGEDSDKDEGTYYPPVKRERTSSLTQQFPPSHSVPKNNVFMPSSFCQSPTGNSDSEPEEKPVGFRLKPPTLIHGQAPSSGVPSQKPKEQQRSVLRPAVLQAPPSKTHTESNSSCGTNGVKKSSDGATLTQSIFLNNTEHSAGQAKSPVEENNTDDKAKDGIPPESQSEGTNYFLQYISTPSSKNATNNADTGAKFVFGQNMSERVLSPPKGESSCEENKEASGAPLSESSSQEATPEKVNCVTESLEESAAAYTKATAKKCILEKVDVKTGEESESNVLQIQCKLFVFEKTAQSWIERGRGLLRLNDMASTDDGTLQSRLVMRTQGSLRLILNTKLWPQMQVDKASEKSVRITAMDTEDQGVKVFLISASSKDTGQLAAALHHRILALKSRAEQEPEVPAAAIPETEVPQSNEEDSDEDEVANAASASTPVTGNSEGGDNQAAGST, encoded by the exons ATGGCGGACTTGGCAAACGAAG ACAAGCCTGCCATAGcgcctcctgtgtttgttttccaAAAAGATAAAGCACAGAAG CGATCAGGAGAAGGATCTAGTGCTGAGGATGGAGAAG aTTCCGATAAAGATGAGGGAACCTACTACCCCCCGGTGAAAAGGGAGCGGACCTCATCGTTAACACAGCAGTTCCCGCCCTCACATTCTG TTCCCAAGAACAATGTATTCATGCCCTCGAGTTTCTGCCAGTCGCCAACTGGGAATTCTGACTCTGAGCCAG AGGAGAAGCCTGTGGGGTTCCGTTTAAAGCCTCCAACTCTCATACATGGACAAGCACCGAGTTCAG GCGTTCCGAGTCAGAAACCCAAGGAACAGCAACGTAGTGTTTTGCGCCCTGCAGTGCTCCAGGCACCGCCCTCCAAAACCCACACAGAGTCCA ACTCTAGCTGTGGTACCAATGGAGTGAAGAAGTCATCAGATGGGGCAACTCTAACCCAATCCATTTTCTTGAACAATACGGAACACTCAGCTGGCCAAGCCAAATCACCG GTAGAAGAGAACAATACAGACGACAAGGCAAAGGACGGCATACCACCGGAATCTCAGTCAGAGGGCACTAATTATTTCTTGCAGTACATCTCCACCCCAAG CTCAAAAAATGCCACAAACAACGCAGATACTGGGGCAAAATTTGTCTTTGGACAGAATATGTCTGAACGAGTTTTG AGTCCACCTAAAGGTGAGTCGTCATGTGAGGAGAATAAAGAGGCTTCAGGTGCCCCTTTGTCAGAGTCCTCTTCACAGGAAGCCACTCCAGAAAAGG TTAATTGTGTGACTGAGTCTTTGGAGGAGTCTGCAGCAGCGTACACCAAAGCCACAGCCAAGAAGTGCATCTTAGAGAAAGTCGACGTCAAAACTGGAGAGGAATCGGAGAGCAATGTTTTACAG ATTCAGTGCAAGTTATTTGTGTTTGAGAAGACAGCACAGTCGTGGATTGAGAGAGGTCGAGGACTCCTGAGGCTCAACGACATGGCGTCTACGGACGATGGAACGCTACAGTCCCGTCTCG TGATGAGGACCCAGGGCAGCCTGCGCTTGATCCTCAACACCAAGCTCTGGCCTCAGATGCAGGTGGACAAGGCTAGCGAGAAGAGTGTGCGCATCACTGCCATGGACACAGAGGACCAGGGAGTCAAAGTCTTCCTAATATCA GCCAGCTCCAAGGACACAGGGCAACTAGCTGCAGCCCTGCACCACCGTATCCTGGCCCTGAAGAGCAGGGCGGAGCAGGAGCCTGAGGTCCCGGCAGCAGCCATCCCAGAGACTGAGGTACCCCAGTCCAACGAGGAGGACAGCGATGAGGATGAGGTGGCTAATGCTGCCTCTGCCTCCACCCCTGTTAcag GTAACTCAGAGGGAGGAGACAACCAGGCAGCTGGGAGCACATAG
- the ranbp3b gene encoding ran-binding protein 3b isoform X2 produces MADLANEDKPAIAPPVFVFQKDKAQKRSGEGSSAEDGEDSDKDEGTYYPPVKRERTSSLTQQFPPSHSVPKNNVFMPSSFCQSPTGNSDSEPEEKPVGFRLKPPTLIHGQAPSSGVPSQKPKEQQRSVLRPAVLQAPPSKTHTESNSSCGTNGVKKSSDGATLTQSIFLNNTEHSAGQAKSPMHKNEEDGASGIKEGSRGEKKDADIATSFVFGQNIKDRAKVEENNTDDKAKDGIPPESQSEGTNYFLQYISTPSSKNATNNADTGAKFVFGQNMSERVLSPPKGESSCEENKEASGAPLSESSSQEATPEKVNCVTESLEESAAAYTKATAKKCILEKVDVKTGEESESNVLQIQCKLFVFEKTAQSWIERGRGLLRLNDMASTDDGTLQSRLVMRTQGSLRLILNTKLWPQMQVDKASEKSVRITAMDTEDQGVKVFLISASSKDTGQLAAALHHRILALKSRAEQEPEVPAAAIPETEVPQSNEEDSDEDEVANAASASTPVTGNSEGGDNQAAGST; encoded by the exons ATGGCGGACTTGGCAAACGAAG ACAAGCCTGCCATAGcgcctcctgtgtttgttttccaAAAAGATAAAGCACAGAAG CGATCAGGAGAAGGATCTAGTGCTGAGGATGGAGAAG aTTCCGATAAAGATGAGGGAACCTACTACCCCCCGGTGAAAAGGGAGCGGACCTCATCGTTAACACAGCAGTTCCCGCCCTCACATTCTG TTCCCAAGAACAATGTATTCATGCCCTCGAGTTTCTGCCAGTCGCCAACTGGGAATTCTGACTCTGAGCCAG AGGAGAAGCCTGTGGGGTTCCGTTTAAAGCCTCCAACTCTCATACATGGACAAGCACCGAGTTCAG GCGTTCCGAGTCAGAAACCCAAGGAACAGCAACGTAGTGTTTTGCGCCCTGCAGTGCTCCAGGCACCGCCCTCCAAAACCCACACAGAGTCCA ACTCTAGCTGTGGTACCAATGGAGTGAAGAAGTCATCAGATGGGGCAACTCTAACCCAATCCATTTTCTTGAACAATACGGAACACTCAGCTGGCCAAGCCAAATCACCG ATGCATAAAAATGAGGAAGACGGAGCGAGTGGTATTAAAGAGGGAAGCAGAGGCGAGAAAAAAGATGCAGATATAGCCACATCATTTGTGTTTGGTCAGAATATCAAAGACAGAGCAAAG GTAGAAGAGAACAATACAGACGACAAGGCAAAGGACGGCATACCACCGGAATCTCAGTCAGAGGGCACTAATTATTTCTTGCAGTACATCTCCACCCCAAG CTCAAAAAATGCCACAAACAACGCAGATACTGGGGCAAAATTTGTCTTTGGACAGAATATGTCTGAACGAGTTTTG AGTCCACCTAAAGGTGAGTCGTCATGTGAGGAGAATAAAGAGGCTTCAGGTGCCCCTTTGTCAGAGTCCTCTTCACAGGAAGCCACTCCAGAAAAGG TTAATTGTGTGACTGAGTCTTTGGAGGAGTCTGCAGCAGCGTACACCAAAGCCACAGCCAAGAAGTGCATCTTAGAGAAAGTCGACGTCAAAACTGGAGAGGAATCGGAGAGCAATGTTTTACAG ATTCAGTGCAAGTTATTTGTGTTTGAGAAGACAGCACAGTCGTGGATTGAGAGAGGTCGAGGACTCCTGAGGCTCAACGACATGGCGTCTACGGACGATGGAACGCTACAGTCCCGTCTCG TGATGAGGACCCAGGGCAGCCTGCGCTTGATCCTCAACACCAAGCTCTGGCCTCAGATGCAGGTGGACAAGGCTAGCGAGAAGAGTGTGCGCATCACTGCCATGGACACAGAGGACCAGGGAGTCAAAGTCTTCCTAATATCA GCCAGCTCCAAGGACACAGGGCAACTAGCTGCAGCCCTGCACCACCGTATCCTGGCCCTGAAGAGCAGGGCGGAGCAGGAGCCTGAGGTCCCGGCAGCAGCCATCCCAGAGACTGAGGTACCCCAGTCCAACGAGGAGGACAGCGATGAGGATGAGGTGGCTAATGCTGCCTCTGCCTCCACCCCTGTTAcag GTAACTCAGAGGGAGGAGACAACCAGGCAGCTGGGAGCACATAG